A genomic window from Halorubrum lacusprofundi ATCC 49239 includes:
- a CDS encoding transcription initiation factor IIB, whose translation MSEARSTQTRSPRTETDDVATADRTATTDRAATADADETADADETAARETCPECGGRTRVDAAERVCTDCGLVVEADRIDHGPEWRSFDDDDTNPKRTGAPLTRSRHDRGLSTEIGRSTKVKGRKRRRLARMRTQHNRAQISTKRDRNKVYAYTEIRRLTGALELPDSVRDTACTLFASAQDESLLRGRSLEGFAAACVYVACRTADVARTVGEICAEAKATEAEHRAAFDAMNRELGLPIAPTGPAEYLPRFASELDCDADVERRAGELAKRAVEEGISNGRNPVGVAAACLYTAARELGAECTQQEAADVADVTPVTVRRTYVDLTEE comes from the coding sequence ATGAGTGAGGCACGCTCGACCCAGACCCGTTCGCCCCGCACCGAAACCGACGACGTCGCGACCGCGGACCGCACCGCAACCACGGATCGCGCCGCAACCGCCGACGCGGACGAAACCGCCGACGCCGACGAGACCGCCGCCCGCGAGACGTGTCCGGAGTGCGGCGGCCGGACGCGCGTCGACGCCGCGGAGCGCGTCTGCACCGACTGCGGACTCGTCGTCGAGGCCGACCGGATCGATCACGGCCCCGAGTGGCGGTCGTTCGACGACGACGACACGAACCCCAAGCGCACCGGCGCGCCACTGACACGCTCGCGCCACGATCGCGGGCTCTCGACGGAGATCGGTCGGTCGACGAAGGTCAAGGGGCGCAAGCGCCGGCGACTCGCCCGGATGCGGACCCAGCACAACCGCGCACAGATCTCGACGAAGCGCGACCGCAACAAGGTGTACGCGTACACCGAGATCCGGCGACTGACCGGGGCCTTGGAGCTTCCCGACAGCGTCCGCGATACAGCCTGCACGCTGTTCGCCTCCGCGCAGGACGAGAGCCTCCTCCGCGGCCGGTCGCTGGAGGGGTTCGCGGCCGCCTGCGTGTACGTCGCCTGCCGCACCGCCGACGTGGCCCGCACCGTGGGCGAGATCTGCGCCGAGGCGAAAGCGACCGAGGCCGAACACCGGGCCGCCTTCGACGCGATGAACCGCGAGCTCGGGCTGCCGATCGCCCCGACCGGCCCCGCCGAGTACCTGCCGCGGTTCGCGAGCGAACTCGACTGCGACGCCGACGTGGAGCGCCGCGCCGGCGAGCTGGCCAAGCGCGCCGTCGAGGAAGGAATCTCGAACGGTCGCAACCCGGTCGGCGTCGCCGCCGCCTGCCTGTACACCGCGGCCCGCGAACTGGGCGCGGAGTGCACCCAGCAGGAGGCCGCCGACGTCGCCGACGTGACGCCCGTGACCGTCCGCCGGACGTACGTCGACCTGACCGAAGAGTGA
- a CDS encoding cell division inhibitor, translating into MHATTLALVGATGGAGTTRTAVELAALGARDGRDVAVVDAAFTTQGLSEYVSGRIGTDLTTLVTDETGASLSAGTYPIALGDGGTGGDSSGGNAPDLPGRADVIPARAPFERVARAKTAEAARKLERRIDEAATSYDAVIVDAAPVGSNEAVAGVTTADRTAAVFPATTHGRDALQRLRGRIADVGGGLDRSIAVARNADGDETENDANVRLPPTDPAVASAPTAATGSGAYARAVTAAFEDAFDATVGIEFEEPGLVDRLRS; encoded by the coding sequence ATGCACGCGACGACGCTCGCGCTCGTCGGGGCGACCGGCGGCGCGGGAACGACGCGAACCGCGGTCGAACTGGCGGCGCTCGGTGCGCGAGACGGCCGCGACGTGGCCGTCGTCGACGCCGCGTTCACGACGCAGGGGCTCTCCGAGTACGTGTCGGGCCGGATCGGGACGGACCTCACGACGCTCGTCACCGACGAGACCGGCGCGTCGCTGTCGGCGGGGACGTACCCGATCGCGCTGGGAGACGGAGGCACCGGCGGCGACAGCAGCGGCGGCAACGCCCCGGACCTCCCCGGCCGCGCCGACGTGATCCCGGCTCGTGCACCCTTCGAGCGCGTCGCACGGGCGAAGACCGCGGAGGCGGCCCGGAAGCTGGAGCGACGGATCGACGAGGCGGCGACGAGCTACGACGCCGTGATCGTCGACGCCGCGCCCGTGGGCTCGAACGAGGCGGTCGCGGGGGTCACGACCGCCGACCGGACGGCGGCGGTATTCCCGGCAACGACACACGGGCGCGACGCCCTCCAGCGACTCCGCGGCCGGATCGCCGACGTGGGCGGTGGATTGGACCGGTCGATCGCGGTGGCGCGGAACGCCGACGGGGACGAGACCGAGAACGACGCGAACGTCCGCCTCCCTCCGACCGATCCCGCGGTCGCGAGCGCACCGACGGCGGCGACAGGAAGCGGGGCGTACGCGCGCGCCGTCACGGCGGCGTTCGAGGACGCCTTCGACGCGACGGTCGGGATCGAGTTCGAGGAGCCCGGACTGGTCGATCGGCTGCGGTCCTGA
- a CDS encoding HIT family protein → MSADCIFCSIVDGDIPARTVHETDDVLAFLDANPLAPGHTLVIPKAHAQHVGDLDDDLASDLFAAVTELTPRVQAAVDAEGANVGINDGEAAGQEVPHVHVHVIPRFEGDGGAPLHAVGGKRPDLSEEELDAIADDVAAAIDE, encoded by the coding sequence ATGTCCGCAGACTGCATCTTCTGTTCGATCGTCGACGGCGACATTCCGGCCCGAACTGTCCACGAGACCGACGACGTGCTGGCGTTCCTCGACGCCAACCCGCTCGCACCGGGGCACACGCTCGTGATACCCAAAGCGCACGCACAACACGTCGGGGACCTCGACGACGACCTCGCGAGCGACCTCTTCGCGGCCGTGACGGAGCTCACGCCGCGAGTGCAGGCCGCCGTCGACGCCGAGGGCGCCAACGTCGGAATTAACGACGGTGAGGCGGCGGGACAGGAGGTTCCGCACGTCCACGTTCACGTCATTCCGCGGTTCGAGGGCGACGGCGGCGCGCCGCTCCACGCGGTCGGCGGCAAGCGCCCCGACCTGTCCGAGGAGGAGTTGGACGCGATCGCCGACGACGTGGCGGCAGCGATCGACGAGTGA
- the rnz gene encoding ribonuclease Z — MSLRVTFLGTGGAVPTTERAPSALFVNREGDRLLFDCGEGTQRGMMRFGTGFGIDHLFVSHLHGDHVLGIPGLVQTLGFNDRAEPLTIHCPPGTEDDLHDLVHAVGHDPAFQIRIESVAPGEVALDADGYEVRAFETVHRTKSQGYVLEEDDRPGRFDRPKAEELGVPVGPKFGRLHEGEPVEAEDGSIVEPDQVVGPPRPGRKFVYTADTRPREGTVAVAEDADLLVHDATFADDMEDRARDTAHSTGREAGSVAERAGAKRLALVHISSRYAADASPIRREAREAFDGECLLPDDGDLIEVPFPDADE, encoded by the coding sequence ATGTCCCTTCGCGTCACCTTCCTCGGGACGGGCGGCGCCGTTCCGACCACCGAGCGCGCGCCGAGCGCACTGTTCGTCAACCGCGAGGGCGACCGCCTGCTGTTCGACTGCGGAGAGGGCACGCAGCGCGGCATGATGCGGTTCGGAACCGGTTTCGGGATCGACCACCTGTTCGTCTCGCACCTCCACGGCGACCACGTTCTCGGGATTCCGGGACTGGTCCAGACGCTCGGGTTCAACGACCGGGCGGAGCCCCTGACGATCCACTGCCCGCCGGGGACCGAAGACGACCTCCACGATTTGGTCCACGCGGTCGGTCACGACCCCGCGTTTCAGATTCGGATCGAGTCCGTCGCCCCGGGCGAAGTCGCGCTCGACGCCGACGGCTACGAAGTCCGCGCGTTCGAGACGGTCCACCGGACGAAGTCGCAGGGGTACGTCCTCGAAGAGGACGACCGTCCCGGCCGGTTCGACCGCCCGAAGGCCGAGGAGTTGGGCGTGCCCGTCGGCCCGAAGTTCGGCCGGCTCCACGAGGGCGAACCCGTCGAAGCCGAGGACGGGTCGATCGTCGAGCCCGATCAGGTAGTGGGGCCGCCGCGTCCCGGGCGAAAGTTCGTCTACACCGCCGACACCCGTCCGCGAGAGGGGACCGTCGCAGTCGCGGAGGACGCCGACCTGCTCGTCCACGACGCCACCTTCGCCGACGACATGGAGGACCGCGCCCGCGACACGGCCCACTCGACCGGTCGAGAGGCCGGGTCGGTCGCCGAGCGCGCCGGCGCGAAGCGGCTCGCGCTGGTCCATATCTCCTCGCGGTACGCCGCCGACGCCTCGCCGATCCGCCGCGAGGCGCGGGAGGCGTTCGACGGCGAGTGTCTCCTCCCCGACGACGGCGACCTGATCGAGGTGCCGTTCCCCGACGCGGACGAGTAG
- a CDS encoding DUF7538 family protein — MHDSIAALVEQEGWRAEGDAARVHYDGGGDRFAVEFYANAERVLYWTVPSAESDATAATAAPVPREQVPDPLRRRIREDLDAAGVDPDVERREV; from the coding sequence GTGCACGACTCGATCGCCGCGCTGGTCGAACAGGAGGGATGGCGCGCCGAAGGTGACGCGGCGCGCGTCCACTACGACGGTGGGGGCGACCGGTTCGCGGTTGAGTTCTACGCGAACGCCGAGCGCGTTCTCTACTGGACGGTGCCGTCTGCCGAATCCGATGCGACCGCCGCCACAGCCGCCCCTGTTCCCCGCGAGCAGGTCCCCGACCCGCTCCGGCGGCGCATCCGCGAGGACCTCGACGCCGCCGGCGTCGACCCCGACGTGGAGCGTCGCGAGGTCTGA
- a CDS encoding ABC transporter ATP-binding protein, whose translation MSSAEWEDDDPFEEQRDKIENPMKRLFLAYGRDYLPQVSVGIFASVFARLLDLLPPLMLGIAIDAVFYEDALFSEQIPLVILPDAWLPTGQTEQFWFTIAVIGAAFGIGAGFHWIRNWGFNAFAQNIQHDVRTDTYDKMQRLNMEFFSDKQTGEMMSILSNDVNRLERFLNDGMNSLFRLSVMVVGIGVLLFWINWQLALVALLPVPIIGGFTYLFIKIIQPKYAEVRSSVGKMNSRLENNLGGIQVIKSSNTEPYESDRVDDVSMDYFDANWDAITTRIKFFPALRVLAGIGFVLTFVIGGLWVFQDTPPGPFTGDLSVGMFVVFILYTQRFIWPMAQFGQIINMYQRARASSARIFGLMDEPSRLAEDPDAEDLTVGDGDVVYDDVSFGYDEETIVSDIDFAVEGGETLALVGPTGAGKSTVLKLLLRMYDVDEGSIRIDGQDVRDVTLKSLRRSIGYVGQSSYLFYGTIRENITYGTFEATDEEVREAAEAAEAHEFIKNLPEGYDTMVGERGVKLSGGQRQRVTIARAVLKDPDLLILDEATSDVDTETEMLIQRSLDRLTADRTTFAIAHRLSTIKDADTILVLEGGEIAERGTHDELLDNSGLYAHLWGVQAGEIDELPQEFIDRAQERTARLVEDAESDDD comes from the coding sequence ATGAGTAGCGCCGAATGGGAGGACGACGACCCCTTCGAGGAACAGCGGGACAAGATCGAGAACCCGATGAAACGACTGTTCCTCGCGTACGGTCGCGACTACCTCCCGCAGGTCTCCGTCGGTATCTTCGCCAGCGTCTTCGCGCGGCTCCTCGACCTCCTCCCGCCGCTCATGCTCGGGATCGCCATCGACGCCGTGTTCTACGAGGACGCGCTGTTCAGCGAGCAGATCCCGCTCGTGATCCTCCCCGACGCGTGGCTCCCGACGGGACAGACCGAACAGTTCTGGTTCACTATCGCCGTCATCGGGGCCGCGTTCGGTATCGGGGCCGGCTTCCACTGGATCCGGAACTGGGGGTTCAACGCCTTCGCGCAGAACATCCAGCACGACGTTCGGACCGACACCTACGACAAGATGCAGCGGCTCAACATGGAGTTCTTCTCCGACAAGCAGACGGGGGAGATGATGTCCATTCTCTCGAACGACGTGAACCGGCTCGAACGATTCTTAAACGACGGAATGAACTCGCTGTTCCGCCTCTCCGTGATGGTCGTCGGGATCGGCGTGCTGCTGTTCTGGATAAACTGGCAGCTCGCGTTGGTCGCGCTCCTCCCGGTCCCGATCATCGGCGGATTCACCTATCTGTTCATCAAGATCATCCAGCCGAAGTACGCTGAGGTGCGCTCGTCGGTCGGGAAGATGAACTCTCGGCTGGAGAACAACCTCGGCGGCATTCAGGTGATCAAGTCGTCGAACACCGAACCGTACGAGTCCGACCGCGTCGACGACGTCTCGATGGACTACTTCGACGCCAACTGGGACGCGATCACGACCCGGATCAAGTTCTTCCCGGCGCTCCGCGTGCTCGCCGGTATCGGCTTCGTGCTCACGTTTGTCATCGGTGGGCTCTGGGTGTTTCAGGACACTCCGCCGGGCCCGTTCACCGGCGACCTCTCGGTCGGGATGTTCGTCGTCTTCATCCTCTACACCCAGCGGTTCATCTGGCCGATGGCGCAGTTCGGGCAGATCATCAACATGTACCAGCGCGCCCGCGCCTCCTCCGCGCGGATCTTCGGGCTGATGGACGAGCCGTCGCGACTCGCCGAGGACCCCGACGCCGAGGATCTGACCGTCGGCGACGGCGACGTGGTCTACGACGACGTGAGCTTCGGCTACGACGAGGAGACCATCGTCTCCGACATCGACTTCGCGGTCGAGGGCGGCGAGACGCTCGCCCTCGTCGGTCCGACCGGTGCCGGGAAATCGACGGTCCTCAAGCTGCTGCTCCGGATGTACGATGTCGATGAGGGATCGATCCGGATCGACGGGCAGGACGTGCGCGACGTGACGCTCAAATCGCTCCGCCGCTCGATCGGCTACGTCGGGCAGTCGTCGTACCTCTTCTACGGCACCATCCGCGAGAACATCACCTACGGCACCTTCGAGGCGACCGACGAGGAGGTCCGCGAGGCTGCGGAGGCCGCGGAGGCCCACGAGTTCATCAAGAACCTCCCGGAGGGCTACGACACCATGGTCGGCGAGCGCGGCGTGAAGCTCTCCGGCGGGCAGCGCCAGCGCGTCACCATCGCGCGAGCGGTGCTGAAGGACCCGGACCTCCTCATCCTCGACGAGGCGACCTCGGACGTGGACACCGAGACGGAGATGCTGATCCAGCGCTCGCTCGACCGGCTCACCGCCGACCGTACCACGTTCGCGATCGCGCACCGCCTCTCGACGATCAAAGACGCCGACACCATCCTCGTGTTAGAGGGCGGCGAGATCGCCGAGCGCGGCACCCACGACGAGCTGTTAGACAACAGCGGACTGTACGCGCATCTCTGGGGCGTGCAGGCCGGCGAGATCGACGAACTGCCACAGGAGTTCATCGACCGCGCGCAGGAGCGCACTGCGCGCCTGGTCGAGGACGCCGAGAGCGACGACGACTGA
- a CDS encoding DUF5789 family protein has protein sequence MDNDKEDPARAYGVTFGPLKPALREHQYPVSVSELIEQYGGFELETAAGEQRLESVLQECEATTFAEPWEVREAVLSGLNDDAVVGYHGDPAESEGRDASEIDGTGDWSQLSE, from the coding sequence ATGGACAACGACAAGGAGGATCCAGCACGGGCGTACGGGGTGACGTTCGGACCGCTGAAACCGGCGCTCCGCGAACACCAGTATCCGGTGTCAGTCTCGGAGCTGATCGAACAGTACGGGGGGTTCGAACTGGAGACCGCGGCGGGCGAACAGCGGCTGGAGTCGGTGCTTCAGGAGTGCGAGGCGACGACGTTCGCCGAGCCGTGGGAGGTCAGAGAGGCAGTTCTGAGCGGACTCAACGACGACGCAGTGGTCGGGTATCACGGCGACCCGGCGGAGAGCGAGGGGCGCGACGCGTCGGAGATCGACGGGACCGGCGACTGGAGCCAGCTGTCTGAGTAG
- a CDS encoding creatininase family protein: MRLADATWTDVRDADIDVAFVPVGSTEQHGPHAPLGTDTLNAVAVAEAGAAAYEAVETESSADVVVTPPIPVGVAEEHRAFDGTMWISPDTFRAYVREAAESLPHHGIDRVVFVNGHGGNVEALAEVARRFSRDDGHDGYAVAFTWFEAVGEHAGDMGHAGPLETALLRATNPDLVREDRIEAAREGAADRWGEWVSGVNLAHDSDEFSDNGVVGDPTAGDAERGEVLLDLASDALAELTAAVVDRKSV, from the coding sequence ATGCGACTCGCGGACGCCACCTGGACCGACGTGCGTGACGCCGACATCGACGTCGCGTTCGTCCCCGTCGGCAGCACCGAACAGCACGGCCCGCACGCGCCGCTCGGGACCGACACGCTCAACGCGGTCGCGGTCGCGGAGGCGGGCGCGGCGGCCTACGAGGCGGTGGAGACCGAATCGTCCGCCGACGTTGTCGTTACCCCGCCGATTCCCGTCGGCGTCGCCGAGGAGCACCGCGCGTTCGACGGGACGATGTGGATATCGCCGGACACGTTCCGGGCGTACGTCCGCGAGGCGGCCGAATCGCTGCCACACCACGGGATCGACCGAGTGGTGTTCGTCAACGGACACGGCGGGAACGTGGAGGCGCTCGCAGAGGTCGCCCGCCGGTTCTCGCGGGACGACGGTCACGACGGTTACGCGGTCGCGTTCACCTGGTTCGAGGCGGTCGGCGAGCACGCCGGCGACATGGGCCACGCCGGCCCGCTGGAGACGGCGTTGTTGCGCGCGACGAATCCCGACCTCGTCCGAGAGGACCGGATCGAGGCCGCCCGCGAGGGGGCGGCCGACCGCTGGGGTGAGTGGGTCTCTGGCGTGAACCTCGCGCACGACTCCGACGAGTTCAGCGACAACGGCGTGGTCGGCGACCCGACCGCGGGCGACGCCGAGCGCGGTGAAGTCCTGTTGGACCTCGCGAGCGACGCGCTCGCGGAACTGACGGCGGCTGTCGTCGATCGGAAGTCCGTTTAA
- a CDS encoding DUF5790 family protein, whose translation MSQSTFDDDDDLFGEAAEETRAEVEEHLQAARAELPDADAVWETDADNVLGALNGLKSALDVGDAVDSVRSAKKAYVLGERADAFEDADDLKAEIEALESLVADIEAAAEEVASLTGTVPAIRGALQDAAEAGDDESEDDEDGEDEE comes from the coding sequence ATGAGTCAGTCCACGTTCGACGACGACGACGACCTGTTCGGCGAGGCCGCCGAGGAAACCCGTGCCGAGGTCGAAGAGCACCTGCAGGCCGCCCGCGCGGAGCTTCCTGACGCCGATGCGGTGTGGGAGACGGACGCGGACAACGTGCTCGGCGCGCTCAATGGGCTGAAGTCGGCGCTGGATGTCGGCGATGCGGTCGACAGTGTCCGCTCGGCGAAGAAGGCGTACGTCCTCGGCGAGCGCGCCGACGCCTTCGAGGACGCCGACGATTTAAAAGCGGAGATCGAAGCGCTGGAGTCGCTCGTCGCCGACATCGAGGCCGCCGCCGAGGAGGTCGCCTCGCTCACCGGCACCGTGCCCGCGATCCGCGGCGCGCTGCAGGACGCGGCGGAGGCGGGCGACGACGAGAGCGAAGACGACGAGGACGGGGAAGACGAGGAGTAG
- a CDS encoding aldo/keto reductase — MSNTFDRLGYGTYKLADGEECVGGVAHAIETGYRHIDTAQGYDNEASVSVGIDRTDVGREDLFVATKLSTGNLSYDDATATARVSRDRLGVDSIDLLYVHWPINTYDPEETLPALDDLVDDGVVDRIGLSNFQPDQLDEAIDRLDHDVFAHQVECHPLLQQEKLRERAAEHDHWLVAYSPIARNRVADVDVLQEIAAAHDASPAQVSLAWLLSKDRVAPIPKAADFDHVEANWAAREIDLTADEIGRIDTLDRGERIVDFEEAPWNHE, encoded by the coding sequence ATGTCCAACACGTTCGACAGGCTCGGGTACGGGACGTACAAGCTGGCCGACGGCGAGGAGTGCGTCGGCGGCGTCGCGCACGCGATCGAGACGGGGTACCGCCACATCGACACGGCACAGGGATACGACAACGAGGCGTCGGTGTCGGTGGGGATCGACCGCACCGACGTCGGCCGCGAGGACCTGTTCGTCGCGACGAAGCTCTCGACGGGCAACCTCTCGTACGACGACGCGACCGCAACTGCGAGGGTGAGCCGCGACCGGCTCGGCGTCGACTCGATCGACCTGCTGTACGTCCACTGGCCGATCAACACCTACGATCCGGAGGAGACGCTGCCCGCGCTCGACGACCTCGTCGACGACGGCGTCGTCGACCGGATCGGGCTCTCGAACTTCCAGCCAGACCAGCTCGACGAGGCGATCGATCGACTCGATCACGACGTGTTCGCGCATCAGGTGGAGTGTCACCCGCTGCTCCAGCAGGAGAAGCTGCGCGAACGCGCGGCCGAGCACGACCACTGGCTCGTCGCCTACTCGCCGATCGCACGCAACCGCGTCGCCGACGTGGACGTGCTTCAGGAGATCGCGGCGGCCCACGACGCGAGCCCGGCGCAGGTGAGCCTCGCGTGGCTGCTCTCGAAGGATCGCGTCGCCCCGATCCCGAAGGCGGCCGACTTCGATCACGTCGAGGCCAACTGGGCTGCCCGCGAGATCGACCTGACCGCCGATGAGATCGGCCGAATCGACACGCTCGATCGCGGCGAACGGATCGTCGACTTCGAGGAAGCGCCGTGGAATCACGAGTGA
- a CDS encoding DoxX family protein produces MSTQEVALRSTIGGVSVEGRLHTLSVWFILALRLMIGLAFFQSGLDKVLSGEFSAVGYLQNAPAANGSPAAGLFAAMGESALFIDFVNVAVPWGEVLIGLGVIVGLLTRLAAFWGAFMMLMFYLGNWDISHGYINGDFAYMLVFLSVAAFGAGRILGLDAYVEQYEIGGQPLVERYPWTRYLLG; encoded by the coding sequence ATGTCAACACAAGAAGTCGCGCTACGAAGCACGATCGGCGGCGTTTCGGTGGAAGGGAGACTCCACACGCTCAGCGTCTGGTTCATCCTCGCGCTGCGGCTGATGATCGGACTCGCGTTCTTCCAAAGCGGCCTCGATAAGGTTCTCAGCGGCGAGTTCAGCGCCGTGGGATATCTCCAGAACGCGCCCGCCGCGAACGGCAGTCCGGCCGCCGGGTTGTTCGCCGCGATGGGCGAGAGCGCGCTGTTCATCGACTTCGTGAACGTCGCGGTGCCGTGGGGTGAGGTCCTCATCGGCCTCGGCGTGATTGTCGGGCTCCTCACGCGGCTCGCCGCCTTCTGGGGCGCGTTCATGATGCTCATGTTTTACCTCGGGAACTGGGACATCTCGCACGGCTACATCAACGGCGACTTCGCGTACATGCTTGTGTTCCTCTCGGTCGCCGCGTTCGGCGCCGGACGGATCCTCGGACTCGACGCCTACGTCGAGCAGTACGAGATCGGCGGTCAGCCCCTCGTCGAGCGGTACCCGTGGACGCGGTACCTTCTCGGGTGA
- a CDS encoding methyl-accepting chemotaxis protein yields the protein MQAESSSGVRSSYGAKLALSLIGVMGVSVSYGVIVYLRAEEAGAAGAEVRSGLIGMTLLTVIGLALIGVTVGSNTVISLRQLTDKAERMAEGDLDVRLETGRTDEIGRLFRAFDAMRGSLRSEIDDAEAAREEAERARREATGRAETVERKATEYESAMRAFADGDLTQRVDSDSDNEAMARVGAAFNEMADELEGTVASVATVAEDTADVAGTVDDRTESLRATTGTVSDAVEEIAEGARTQRDDLQGATDEAENLASSAEEVASTVTDVAETAEHAAAVGEEGREAAEEALAEMDAVEETTAETTAEVEALAEEVEEIGEVVDTISEIAEQTNLLALNASIEAARSGADGAGFAVVAEEVKALAEETQKSASEIEARIHSVQERAETGADAMERTEQRISAGVETVETSIDALERLAEASERTDTSMTEITRATETQANSVDAVVGHVEDVSAISAQTASAAGDVTGAVDEQEQTLGAVETAAESLSDRALALRGAVDDFEFAADDGLGAASTPVSDGRGRDATTTAVSDGGSDGGTDDGSFDFSHGSEAPDRAGDNPADEGVDGAGVN from the coding sequence ATGCAAGCGGAATCGTCCTCCGGCGTCCGATCGAGTTACGGCGCGAAGCTCGCGCTGTCGCTGATCGGAGTCATGGGGGTCTCAGTTTCATACGGCGTCATCGTCTACCTCCGCGCGGAGGAGGCCGGGGCCGCGGGTGCGGAGGTCCGCTCCGGGCTCATCGGGATGACGCTGTTGACGGTGATCGGGCTCGCACTTATCGGTGTCACCGTCGGATCGAACACGGTCATCTCCCTGCGACAGCTTACGGACAAGGCCGAGCGGATGGCTGAGGGGGATCTCGACGTGCGGCTGGAGACGGGACGCACCGATGAGATCGGGCGGCTGTTCCGAGCGTTCGACGCCATGCGCGGCTCGCTCCGCTCCGAGATCGACGACGCTGAGGCGGCCCGCGAAGAGGCTGAGCGGGCGCGACGCGAGGCGACGGGCCGCGCCGAGACGGTCGAGCGCAAGGCGACCGAGTACGAGTCGGCGATGCGCGCGTTCGCCGACGGCGACTTGACCCAGCGGGTCGACTCCGATAGCGACAACGAGGCGATGGCGCGGGTCGGCGCCGCGTTCAACGAGATGGCCGACGAACTGGAGGGGACGGTCGCCTCCGTCGCAACCGTCGCCGAGGACACCGCCGACGTGGCCGGCACCGTCGACGACCGCACGGAGAGCCTCCGAGCGACGACCGGGACCGTCTCCGACGCGGTCGAGGAGATCGCCGAGGGGGCGCGCACCCAGCGCGACGACCTGCAGGGAGCGACCGACGAGGCGGAGAACCTCGCGTCCTCGGCCGAGGAGGTCGCCTCCACCGTCACCGACGTGGCGGAGACCGCCGAGCACGCCGCCGCGGTCGGCGAGGAGGGACGCGAGGCCGCCGAGGAGGCGCTCGCGGAGATGGACGCGGTCGAGGAGACGACCGCGGAGACGACCGCGGAGGTCGAAGCGCTCGCCGAGGAGGTCGAGGAGATCGGCGAAGTCGTCGACACCATCTCGGAGATCGCCGAGCAGACGAACCTGCTCGCGCTGAACGCCTCGATCGAGGCGGCTCGCTCCGGTGCCGACGGCGCCGGCTTCGCGGTCGTCGCCGAGGAGGTGAAGGCGCTGGCCGAGGAGACCCAAAAATCGGCGAGTGAGATCGAAGCCCGGATCCACTCCGTGCAGGAGCGCGCGGAGACGGGCGCCGACGCGATGGAACGCACCGAACAGCGAATTTCCGCCGGCGTCGAGACCGTCGAGACGTCGATCGACGCGCTCGAACGCCTCGCAGAGGCCTCCGAGCGGACCGACACGAGTATGACCGAAATCACCCGGGCGACCGAGACGCAGGCCAACTCCGTCGACGCAGTGGTCGGGCACGTCGAGGACGTCTCCGCGATCAGTGCACAGACCGCGAGTGCGGCCGGCGACGTCACCGGCGCGGTCGACGAGCAGGAACAGACTCTCGGCGCGGTCGAGACTGCCGCCGAGTCGCTCTCGGACCGCGCGCTCGCGCTGCGCGGCGCGGTGGATGACTTCGAGTTCGCGGCCGACGACGGCCTCGGCGCCGCGTCTACCCCCGTGTCCGACGGTCGCGGCCGCGACGCCACCACTACCGCGGTCTCAGACGGGGGTTCCGATGGCGGGACCGACGACGGCTCCTTCGACTTTTCTCACGGGAGTGAGGCACCCGACCGCGCCGGCGACAACCCCGCCGATGAAGGAGTGGACGGAGCGGGGGTGAACTGA